Within Mytilus edulis chromosome 10, xbMytEdul2.2, whole genome shotgun sequence, the genomic segment AATACTAActaatgaccactgccctttcctcgatcttgatatctatatcattaacggaaagcttaatactaaaatgtatgataaaagagatgatttctcattttctgtcgttaattatacatttttagatagtgacgttcccttgtcaccatcttacagtgtttatgtatctcaacttgtactATTCGCTCGTGTAAATAACAATggtttagattttaacgagaggaatttatgtattactgaaaaattattacaccagggttttcgatatcacaaactaatcaaaacatttactaaattttatcatcgatatataaaggacatcattcgtaaatatagctcaacatgcagacttcttatacgttcaggtatttcacatccaatattttatggaaaaatgtcagtattcacctcagaagcttacaaaacctttaaatagacttattaagaagggttatagttacgatactgttgtcaggtcattaaagattgcatattttggcgttaatattgattcactttgCACGGaactaaaacatttatttaaaaaccagttgttggcatgacacgggttatgttcttctcatatatgctatgatggtatgatacaaaACCCCTCAGGGGGAGggttgtgcctgatattcatatgatgaaaacataaattttcaatcagttaaattgaagtcttgagctggcatgtcagataactgctagtagtctgatgttatttatgtatttttgtcattttgtttattttctttggttacatcttctgacatcagaatcggacttctcttgaactgtaTTTCAATGTGCGtcttgttatgcgtttacttttctgcttTGGTtacaggtatagggggagggttgagatctcataaacatgtttaaccccgccgcattttttgcgcctgtccaagtcaggagcctctgacctttgttagtcttgtattattttaactttttaatttcttgtgtacaatttggagtttagaatGGCGTtccttatcactgaactagtatatatatatattcgtttaggggccagctggaggacgcctctgggtgcgggaatttctcgctgcattgaagacctgttggtgaccttctgcatttgcctgctctatggtcgggctgttgtctctttcccattcctcatttccattctcaattttactttataaatatatatgttttatatattaatttcatttgattttattcAAACTTCATTTTAAACTTGATGTGAGTTTTACACCATTGGACCATCAAATACATTGCTGTAATGTACTTGTTGTGTCCTGGATAGATACCtcatttcctctttttttttatatttcatgcttgaattcaaattttatttatcttattttatttttaaaaggatatatgaagaaaaaattaactttttttgtaAAGTGAAATTCATTCTTTGCAATTCATTCCATGTCATTTAAAGCGTCATCTCAAGCCggctttaaataaataaatattggaACCACAGCTTCTTATACCTTTTATAAACTAGTAGAATGGAGACATCGCATAACATTTTGACAAATGacaaattcaaatttgaatatagaaaatttaaagaaGACGCTGCATGATTGTAAAAGATGTTGTTATCAATTAACAATAAAGGATAAATAAATTACCATCGTACACAACATTCAATAATTCACAAAGTATTAAAAGTTTTGCTGATTATGACATATATGTTCAAATTATCGTACCTACAATCCTTCACAATTGCCAAAATTTAATCTACTGGTTGAGACTTTTCGCCAGAATTGTACTTATATAAACAACACGACTAGTTCCACATATGCGCCATGTTCTGATAACCCTCCGTGAGGTTACCCGAGATAACTCTTTGTTTTTGGTGTGTTTTGtgctgctcagtctttagttttgaaTGCTTTTATTTGTCTCTTGGTATTTAAAGTTTTgaccatggcattgtcagtatattttcgactCATGAGTTTAAATGTTCCCTTTTGTACTCTCTCTGTTTCAGACCGTAAAAACATAGGTCCCTGTAAGACAGGATTGTAAAAGTTAGTTAATAAAACCaatgaacattattttttactcTTTTCTAAATGTGTTTCATGTTAATTTATATGATTTAACCTTACTTTTTACATGAAAACGGGCAATTGACACGAATTGCTGGTTTCAGAAGTGTTTTAAAAGGCTATGAAAGTACCCGATCACGTCCCTCTGTGTTATTGTCAGtggtatttctatttgtatctatctAATGACAGGGTGAGTTGATCTCTTTTCGACCAATTATTACAGTTCATGTTTGTGTTGTACTGTTTCAGCACTGTCCCAGGGTAGGAGAGGGAATTTTATTCTTCTAACATATTTTAACgtatttcttatgcagcaaaaatactgcaatctgattggtttATTAGcccggtgtaaataacaccccacccttgttcaccccgggataaataaaatttttcctaaaaaatttcataaaaataaaattttgccaaaagaaagatttttatttttttttttaataaaagaaatactaaaatgtaaaaaaatgaaaattgaaaaaaaaaaaatattttgaggacaaaatttttttttttttaaatattaaaaatatttttttcccctaAAAttccaaagaaaacaaaaatattctgaattttccccaaaataaagaaaaaaaagtatttgacaatGAGCACATTGAAAAATGTTACACtggaaatttttattataatttttcaattttacatcctGGTTTTAAAAGAGTAAAGGAattgttcataagaaataaattcgttatcttggtgtaatcaggggtgtacggaattttacaccgttcttgaaaattcatacacTCATTcggtatgaattttcaacaacggtgtaaaattctgtacacccctgattacaccaagataactaataatCTCCACATTATGTATgaatttatgtgcctgtcccaagtcaggagcctgtacatcagtggttgtcgtttgttgttgtgttacacATTTGGTTTTGCTTTCATGTTATGTACATAAttatactcatcatagataccaggattaagtttttgtatttacgtgcgttttgtctacaaaagactgatcagtgacgcacAAAagctttttcatttgaattgttttacatttgtcacttCGGGGCCTTTCACTGCTGTCTATGCGGTAACAACTTTGCCCGTTGTTGAAGCatatacgatgacctatagttgttaatatatgtgtcatttggtctcttgtgaagagttgtctcattcgcgatcacaacacattatttttttatgatcattCTGTATCAAAACCGATTAAGAGaaacacaattattaaaaaaaaaatatttgaagtatTTTTACATTAATTCGCTTGTTTGAGATTTTAATTATGTTAGAAATATCATTGAAATGGTATATTCAGATTCAATTGTTTGGTGTTTGCATACAAAGATGAGTGACGAGATAATCGTATTTGAAGCCGCCGACCCATTCTCCTTCTCCCCTCCCCACCCTAGACTTACAAAACTATGACTATGATGAAACGACTTAACACAATACAAACTATGTAAACCTGcctttcatctacaaaagacgcatcagtgacaCACAAAGCTTTTTCTATtgaattgttttctatttgtcACTTCAGGGCCTTTCATTGATGACTATGCGATAAGaactttgcccattgttgaagtatatacgatgacctatagttgttaatctctgCATCATTTGGCCTCTtgtaaatagttgtctcattcacaatcACAACacagtttgtttattttataataattctGAAGAGACACGAACTTTCTTTACCCTATGTTTGAAAGAAGAAGATAATGTCACAAATCATGAAGTTGAAACACGGTATAAAGTTATTTCAACTGGAATATACTATAAAATACCAGAgcttttacacatacatgtagtaaGATACTGTTTTTACATAAACATGCttaagtaaataaaggcaacagtagtataccgctgttcaaaactcataaatccatggacaaaaaacaaaatcggggtaacaaactaaaaccgagggaaacgcattaaatataagaggagaacaacgacacaacaccgaaacgcaacacacacagaaacggaccaagcaacagacaaaacaccacgagaataacaaatataaaatcaaaaccaaatacatgaatttgggatagacaagtaccgtgccacgtcttatctcaaaaataagagaaaacacaaacgactcaacgttaaaatgcaacacacacagaaacgaacaatattataacaatggccatcttcctgacttggtacaggacacttttaaaggggaataaaagtggtgggttgaacctggttttatggcatgccaaacctcgcactttaatggcaaagttaaatataacattgaaatgacaacataatattacaggactacaatacaaataaaaaggagaccatattagacaaagaaaagcatgattaatagataacaaaaagcatcaggtttaaaattcaatacgccaaaaacgcgtcttgtccacacaagactcactagtgacgcccagatataaaagatcgaaagtgaaaaaagtacaaagttgtacagcactgaagatcaaaagttgaaaaggttttgccaaatacggcattgtttgtatgcccgggataagaacattcttattatatagaacaattcatgctattgcaaacagtaaattttaacaaatgaatatgaaagagatatacataatgaaactgaagtattaactaattacagaaaactaaacccgaatacataacgcccagatataaaagatcgaaagtgaaaaaagaacaaagttgtacagcactgaagatcaaaagttgaaaaggttttgccaaatacggcattgtttttatgcccgggataagaagaCTTAAAACCTGCCTTGCtccttaataaatatttacaatcttTACAAACTGGATTTAGAGAAACACAattattatcaaaacaaaatttgaagtatttatacatttattcgtatatttaagatttaaattatgTAAGAAATATCATTTGAACCGAAATATTCAGCATGTCCAGATCCAATTGTTGGCTAACTGCATACAGAAATGAGTGACGGGATGAAGAATATTTAAGCCACCGACACCATTCTCCTCCTCCCCAGGGCCCTCCCCACCCTAGACCCACAAACTGTGACATTATACAAACTATGTAAAACTGTGCTAAAAAAATTATGACTAGCAACAAAAAGTCATTTACTTGTAACAGGCATATATAAAATGTTGCATGGTTAATCATCACTGGTGGTAaacggatggtcgtaacttaaagttATGGTTAGCCAAAAATGGGAGACATGTCTAtagataagtttttcttttccgattttcgtgcagtattaaaatttataagaaaacaacTACTAAAAAACAGTAACTAAGACTTTACATATCCACCAGTACACATGCACATTCAATGATTTTAGTGTAACacatttagagaaaaaaataacatttatcaatGCTACACTATATGTATCAGCACACTGCAGAACCATGcatgtatatatgtgtataaCAGTAATATTTAGCGTATTCATATAAAAAACAATGTTCAAAAAACTTATTAcaatgttgaaaatgaataatattaatATCTTCAAATTTAACTAATGATGCATCCagtcacacacacacacacacacacacaaccaCACtgataaacacacacacacaaccaCACTgataaacacacacacaaaaccaCACtgataaacacacacacacaaccaCACTGATAAACACACAAACACAAGGAAGTCAGTTGCCTTTCGATTTGTGATAATCTTTTTGACGTAGATTTTCTTcaactttttcaaaatattctttgTGTTTTTTCTGCACAATTTGAAAAGTTTCGTCAACTGCCTTTTGACTCTGTTTATTTAATTCCTTTCGACGACGTTCAATTTCCTTCTTATCGGTGGCTGGATCAAGTGCAACAAGACCACCTAATCTATTAATTTGGTCCAATAGATGCTTGTCTGATACTTCAACGTATGCAGATGTTATTGCTTGAACAGCATACGTCATAGTGCTCACCTTCAACAGTTCTTCGAAGATAACTTTATTTGTAAATGCGTTTATTTTTCCTTGTTTTGGCTCTGAATCAACAGCAAACGTCGTATCTTCTACAAAATTTTGCACGTTCTcgtgattttttattttgattactCTAGAAATAGTTTGGAAAAACCTTACAATCTTTCCCCATTCGGAACGAACCTGCGCTATTGATTTTAAACTTTTCACCATAACTTTTAGGATGTCGTCAAAATTAACTTCTTCTATTTTGAAACTCTCTAGTTCTTTCAAAGAATTTGTTATCCTATTGttactttttattatgttttgaaaAGTTTCCTCTTTACAACGTCTCGAATCTTCTAATGCATTTCTTGCACTTTCCAATTTTAAACTCCATCTCGTAAGTTCCTGCTGAACCAATGTGTCCGAGCTTAATATCGTTTGCTTCCATCCAGCTCCAGTTTTATACATATGTTCTTTTGCATCTGCCAAAAATTGTTTAACGTCAAAATGCATATCCTCAATGTTTATGACGATTTGCCTTACTTCATCGTCATCTATCTTCAACTCTTTATGGAGTTCAattaattttttacaatattttaatgcATTCTTGCTTATCTTAATACCCTGATAATGAGCATCTGTATGTTCGGAATCCTTCTTAAGCCTTTTATCGATATGTGAAATAGTATGTTTTAGACCTCTAACGGCATCTATTTTATTCCAGTCGggttttttttgtccatttttactACCGGCAGTGGCTATTTCGACCAATTGATCGACCGCGTGGTATAGATTTTCTGCAAATCCGAATGCACGAGTTTTTGCCCTGTCCTCATTTGTTTCTGTTTCCCGTGTTTCATGAACTTGATCGTACAACGACTGAAAGAGTAACTTCTTGACAACTCCAAACGTTCCATCGAATACAGAAAACGCCATAAGCTTCATCCAGGACGGTGCGTCATCAAGTGCTTCTTTAAAATCTGCTGATGCACTTTTTATCTCCTCGTCGATGTCTTCAAATTGTTTAGTCAACATCTCTTTTTCTTGTAGTGATTTCTTTATCTCTTCCATTGCGGCTCGTATAGCCGTTTCTGTATCTTTAGACTTATCCTCATAAAATCCTTTCGCCATTGTGCTAGCTTCTAAAAGTTCCCCAGCTACATTCATGAAGAGAAGAAAACGCCCTTCTACATCAAGAGACAGCTTGAGACACTCATCTGCGATTAATTCAATTTTCTTCAGAGTCTTTTTACTAAAATATTGCACTTCATCATTTGTGCCCTCTGTCATGACATCAAATAGTAATTCTAAATGGCTATTAATATTTGTCGTATATAGTTTCATTGAGTCCATATTTTTATGCGCTTCATTGAATGCATCCCATCCAATATTTGCTAATTGCACTAGTGATGATCGGAATGAATCGgggtatttcaaatattcaaactgttttttgaaagatttagttttaagcatgttaagagtGAAGTCATTGTCTGTTGCTATTAGCAATAAATGGCCCATTAAAGCTATTGCATGAGGAGGTGATGTCAACAGATTCGTCAAGTCAGTATAAGGTTCGATTTCTGTGTCAGCTACCTTTTTAGCTCTCTCTCTAAAATTTACCCCGTAAAGATCTTTAGTTTCCTTCACTGCTTCAAAATTCCTAGAACACATTGATTCAATGTAACGATTGTTGCACACGTTCAAAACAGCTCATATAAATGTATTGCTGGTAACATGTTATGCCTCATAATATTCTGCGCTTAGGTACTAACAGTATATACGGCATATTTATCTTTAATTAGctgtttatgaattttgaaaaaaagtagtTAGGTTTCACCTCCCTGAGGCAAgaataaatgatttaattttttggGGGGGCGACTTAATTTTATACGTGTTCGATGACTAACATACCATTATCATTTAAAACCATTATTTGTAATGCCTCACAAAAGAGCTTCGAGTAAAGATCACGTCTGGTAATTCTACATATTCTTAAGCATACTTtagaaaaagttgaaattttacaaaatcataaatactAGTAGGTCTTTCTTTCCCTTTTTTATTAACATCAAAGAAAATCTAACGTCATTATAATGGATATCAAAACTTCACAAAACTCCGTGTAAAGACCGATACATAACTGGAGTACAGTAATAGATAGCAATATTGGGGTGAGATATGTTCAACCAGTGGTGTCAATTAGATAAGGATTCTCAAAAAGTCTTTACAAAAATCTACTGTTTAATCTTAGATCACAATCtctgcaattttgcagcaacattgAGTCATTTGATAAGTCTACGAGAAACACTTTTTCCCATGCGCAATTGAAAAATAGACTTAACCATCTCATTAAACAgagcctttttttttatatagaaatagaaattgttgatataaatgttttgtttttgggCTATGATAATTGGTTGTTTTTTGTGAAGAACACAATGATTCTATGAGAAACTGCATTGAATATGTTGAAGATGATATAATCAAAATACTGGACTTTTTAATAGACATTACCAGGTATATAAATTTTGCTTTTGAAAGTGTTTGGAGGATTTGCATTTCAACTGACactcggtattccaatgggtactagtTGTGACCCTTTTGAACGATTCAagttttgtactcgtatgaagcagaattcgcACAGAACCTTCTacaagacaaacagaaaaatcgCCTTGTGAAATTCTATAAGTTTACTTTCGGAAATATAGATAATGTCCTATCACTGAATAACACATATTTTAGTCAGTACTTGCATCTCACAtttcccagtgaacttgaaattaagaatATTACTGGCACCAGAAGATCTGCGTCGTATACCTCAATATTGCCACATATGAACGTCTTCACACTAAAttctatgacaaacgggatgatttcaacttcccaattatcaattttcaaCTTCTCAGTACTAACATACCCTCTGCTCCTTCGAATGGGATTTATATAtatcaattgatacgttattctcgtgcatgttcacaatATACGAACAAAATATAAAGGAGTGTCCATCATGCATTGCTTGATCTATAATACAATGTGGTTGTGTCTATACTTACTAACTAACTAACGACATTTTTACTACGACTTAGATTGTAGTTTTCCATCTACATCGTCTTTCTGCTGAGTACCGAATGTGAACTATTCGGGATTCCGAATTCGCATTGCTAAAAGACGTGTTGCGGTATTCATACACCTTACATTCatatatttagtttaaatgtttcttttgtaAATTTGGTTTGATAATGGATCATGTCTTatcatttgtgttttaaattctgtatttttagGACATTTCCCATAAAAGGATGTCTAATTGTTCAGTAtagttgaattatttttcattttccatGGAtaaagtccaaataattatgatgtcgtCACAGCATCAATTTAAATGAGCATTTTAAGGCCATCATaatcattataattattattactattgtgaaaaaaaatgggaataTTGGAGTCTCGTAAAATACAATTGAATGAAGATTATATATACGTCACAACAAACTTCACTATTTCTGGTGTCCTGTGCTTTCATAAAACAGTAAAAGGGAGATGTCCATTGTTATTCCTCAATATACATGTTGTTTATTAATGCTTTTTTCTATTCTGAATTTTCCATCGTTTGTATGTATTATATTCCTATctcgtagtgttgtcattttagcacTATGTTTTAACAGTGCCATAAAAGCGTGAGGTTTGGTTAACAATAGAACCAGGTTCATCCCACAATGTgctataaattgaatataaatttcaTAGTTCAGTACTTAGAATCACAAAGGACTCCCCCCCTCCCACACacacactccccccccccccccacacacactccccccccccaaaaaaaaaaccattcaccATAGAACGCATTCCAcccaataaaataattttatattttatcattttgttattaatacAGAAAAATTATGCACGACGCGAAAAagatatattgtattttatatcGGTTAGTAGTtgtattttatcttaaaaaattagTGCAatgtaaatcataaaaataaggagatgaatTTTAATTGCCAAAACGACAACTGTCCGTAAAAGTTAAAATGGAGCAgatgcaatttaaaaaataaataaacaatgggtatatcatgtatattcggCTGTTAAAGACCTTGACATGcaaattatgaaataattcaattgagaaaaatagtGGTCTAGTTTATAATAGCACAACATACGAAAAACAAGTCTGATAGACACGAATCAACGTCAACCACTGAGCAACCTGCTCGTTACTTTGGAAAGGCACATATAAGATAACGTGTAACATTTTTAAAGGCGTTATCCCCCTTTTGCTTAAGCTATGATAATAAATGTTAAATCgacacaacacaaaaaaaactacATCT encodes:
- the LOC139491333 gene encoding restin homolog is translated as MVACSVCCRPVCVIILACFLRNFEAVKETKDLYGVNFRERAKKVADTEIEPYTDLTNLLTSPPHAIALMGHLLLIATDNDFTLNMLKTKSFKKQFEYLKYPDSFRSSLVQLANIGWDAFNEAHKNMDSMKLYTTNINSHLELLFDVMTEGTNDEVQYFSKKTLKKIELIADECLKLSLDVEGRFLLFMNVAGELLEASTMAKGFYEDKSKDTETAIRAAMEEIKKSLQEKEMLTKQFEDIDEEIKSASADFKEALDDAPSWMKLMAFSVFDGTFGVVKKLLFQSLYDQVHETRETETNEDRAKTRAFGFAENLYHAVDQLVEIATAGSKNGQKKPDWNKIDAVRGLKHTISHIDKRLKKDSEHTDAHYQGIKISKNALKYCKKLIELHKELKIDDDEVRQIVINIEDMHFDVKQFLADAKEHMYKTGAGWKQTILSSDTLVQQELTRWSLKLESARNALEDSRRCKEETFQNIIKSNNRITNSLKELESFKIEEVNFDDILKVMVKSLKSIAQVRSEWGKIVRFFQTISRVIKIKNHENVQNFVEDTTFAVDSEPKQGKINAFTNKVIFEELLKVSTMTYAVQAITSAYVEVSDKHLLDQINRLGGLVALDPATDKKEIERRRKELNKQSQKAVDETFQIVQKKHKEYFEKVEENLRQKDYHKSKGN